The genome window TAAAGGATGTTGTTACGTGATAAATGCCTCTTCCGTTTTTAATTTTTATGTACCAAACCCGGCAGTGCCGGCAACGCCGGGCAATCGTTATGCCGATAAAAGTGCGAGCGCCGTGATTGGCCGGCCGGAACCCGAGCCGGGTGTTTCGGATACGGTCTACGGTTTTAACTCCAATACCGGCAACCGATCCATGAGCCTGCACTCTCTTAGTGGTGCGCCAAGGTTCACCGTACAGGACCGACGCGGAAACGATACCCTGGACTTTTCCGGGTTCAGCCAAAACCAGACGATTGATCTGCGTGATGGCGCGGCTTCCAGCGTGGGCGGCCTGCGTAATAACGTCTCGATAGGTAAAGGTGTGACAGTGGAGAATGCCGTAGGCGGCGCAGGCCACGACGTGTTGATTGGCAACAACGTCGACAATGTGTTGACCGGCGGTACGGGCGGCGACGTCCTTTGGGGAGTGGGCGGTACAAATACATTCCGCTATGAAAAAGCCAGTGATTCTCCCTATTACAACGCGGACCTGATCATGGATTTTGTCAGTGGCAGAGACAAGATTGATCTGACGCAAATGATGAAGGAGATCAATACGCCCTTGCAATTGGTTGACGACTACACGGGGCGTATTGGCGATACGGTGGTGAAGTTTAATCCTCAGAGTGGCCGCTACTTTGTGGGGGTAGACCTCACCGAGCGTTGTGAATCGAACTTCCTTATTAAAAGTGCCCGATGGGTAAGGCCTTCGGATTTGGTGGGTCCGGTTGTTGAGCGGCAACGTCCGGTATAAAACTGTTTGCTGAGGCGCGTACAGTCTAAAGGTTGATTGCACTA of Pseudomonas fluorescens contains these proteins:
- a CDS encoding M10 family metallopeptidase C-terminal domain-containing protein; protein product: MINASSVFNFYVPNPAVPATPGNRYADKSASAVIGRPEPEPGVSDTVYGFNSNTGNRSMSLHSLSGAPRFTVQDRRGNDTLDFSGFSQNQTIDLRDGAASSVGGLRNNVSIGKGVTVENAVGGAGHDVLIGNNVDNVLTGGTGGDVLWGVGGTNTFRYEKASDSPYYNADLIMDFVSGRDKIDLTQMMKEINTPLQLVDDYTGRIGDTVVKFNPQSGRYFVGVDLTERCESNFLIKSARWVRPSDLVGPVVERQRPV